A region of the Epinephelus fuscoguttatus linkage group LG13, E.fuscoguttatus.final_Chr_v1 genome:
gggaggggggagggcggggacgacatgcagcaaaggacggTGCCTTTGTACATGTGTCACCTGCTCTGcctgctgtgctgctgggtgCCTTCTGAACGTATTCTAAACAATGTAAATTCAAATCTTACCTAAAACATTCTGTTAATTCCAaaccatttccaggcctgggaAACTTCACAATTTCACAATACTCCAGGAATTTCATGACTGTGGTAAAAAGGTTGTTTGCAGGTGCAtcgtatttacttgtatttaaatGCTTAGTGGccggagaggaggagacagaggctGTGACAAACCATAGAGCATGCTGTGTCTCTCGAACAACTGCTGATGAGATGTTGCTTAATCAAAAAGAGTCTGAGTTGGTGTAATTGATGTCATCCAAAGCAGACAAGACACTCCAGAGTCAGACAGTGGAACTCTAGATGGCCCCTTTCCCACTCGCTGCCACTTAATCGCTGAGTGACTGACAGTTTCTCACACACGCTCGTCTCGCCATCCTAACATTATCTTTGCAAAGAGCGGTGGATACATTCATCACTGTACAACGAATCTCCACATGACCAAATATTAACATTTCTTCCAGGTCTGCTCTGATCCGAGCCGTCAGTTTCGCTATCAGCTCTCTTTATATTCACTGTCTTGCTCCCTCTCTGCCGCGGCTCCACAGAGAGTAGGAGGCTGGCCCGAGAATGCTTATTTTAGAGCACTCTCATTAGCTCGGCCTGATCCCTGAAGAGACACACAACgcgcacacacagcacacacactgaagctAAACCTGCATCACTGAAGGGCAGCAGAAAATAAGAGGAAAGACAGATTTTTGCATGTGCCTGTATGAAATTAAATCCTGTGTTCACAATGACAATACATGCATGCTCATCATATCATcaaacacatcacagacagtTAAAGCCCTTCATACGTACTTCTCTATGCTAACAGGTCGGTCAAATTTGAAGAGGATGTAGTCTCCTGCAGTAGGCGTGATGGCCCAGAAGAAGTCCTCTCCCAGGTACGTCTTCTCAAGCGTGTGACCCTGATACACCTGTGTGACACAAAGCTCATGTTTAGTTACAGCTGTATCACTGATTATGAGGGTGGGTGACATTGCATTAAAGGTCCGTGTTTATGatataaattattaaatgatatattttgggcggggcaacacaatggtttgagttgaaggtgtgagaaagaatagtatcagtaacattgttaacactgtgctacattacagagaaatacaaactgtactaatgaaccttcattaatataggcctatattttatctccaagtgcacgtcacacactgagcgagccgcctgttaatgacgctgtgggctaatgggcatgtagctacttccatgtttcagatgatacgtcatgtttgtagtcgaccaatgaagatgagtttacatatcaccttgggtccgtccttcaccttctcaaaatgatcccacactttggatttcctgcccgacgtGTTATTAACTAgtctgtggaataactgcaggtaccagccctggaaattagaggccGCACACATGCCGCATTTTTAGCCGCCTGGAAAACGTGAGGTTGGGctctgggtgctactcttgtgcctttccTGTGCCAGCTTTAAAGAgcacagatgtaaagctctgggtagccctgcactaacatgatcaacttttccgtgtttatcagactgaatatttacagaaggaGGGAAATATATCTGTCGGCTGttattggtttgtaacgtgactcctgtctgactgctgagcgtggccacttcctgtgtctgtcctttcaaattaaattcccacatggtccagttatACAGGTTTTGATTTGTTTAGACAAGACACAGCTCCTACaaatttcatgtttgtttttgtttgttttttactgtgactaagcgaccaatgaaatcttgccaactaatgacctttctggtcgactaacatttgctTGACTATTAGGGGGCGGCCCTAGGCCATTCTCGTTTTCGCATTGGCCGCTGtaattagcagcccctctgtgatggCAGCTTCAGAAAAGCACtgcattattcagtgtttgaactggtttaaatcaccaggtctgtttgtttaggagaggaagagacctttgcagATAATTTAGCTTCTGGTAAAAAACCCTCTGAACATttagatcttaagttatcagagagaaagtgaacacacattagcaggtgctgagctagcagcctgtctctgacatgcaAAACAGCATTTGAATAACACTGATTTGTGAGGCAAAATTgctttcttcagtgttttttgcCCATTTTAATCACctagtcagtttgttttggagaggaagagacctctgtggataatttagctcctggtaaaatcctcctgaacaatgaacaccgaAGGAATTTAGATCAGGAAAACTTTCAggtggttgcagtctgcaatacTCACtgtaattattgttttttaatagttATTCTTATGAACTTAAGTACAGATAACCACAAATTAAGGTTCCAGATATATATGAGTGGAGCCCTGTCATGATACCTTCACAGAAGTGGAAACCTCAGCCGGGGGGTTGACATGCATCTTGTGGAGCAGTGGCTTCAGGAAGTCCTTGTCCTGCAAAAAGACAGAGGGGGGAAACCAACGTTTCTACACAGGAAGTAGCCTCTACTGTTACAAATAAGTGACTGTCATGGCAAATGACTCACTGTGAGCTTTTGGATCTTTCCAGCAAGAGAAGAATGGAGTCCTACGTGTTGAAACAGGGAGGGTCTGAACCGCACACGTAGGCTGGACTTCTGCCGCTCGCAGTGTTTctttaaatagataaaaaagGGAAGAATGATGATGAGACCCATTCTCCAGAAAATGACACTCATCATATTAGCACAGTCATCACAGTGCATACCGCATCTTTCTCCGGATTGCAGACTTTGACCCAGAGAATATGGTCCAGCAGCCAGTCGATGGGCTTCTCCTTGTAGAACATGAAGATGAACTCAACGATGAGGTTCAGGTCTGGAGCCTGGAACATTTTTCCTAAAGGTATGAGAGAGTAACCGAGGTTTATAGGTGTTCATTAATCCTGTACAGAAGCATTCAGCATCATTAACAACAAAATGATTTAAGcattaaatgaacaaaaacaaaaacaagaaaagacagTTTCACTTAGACTAAAAATAAACCCACTGCTTATTAACATATCATAGTGATGTGCTTAATGTGGATTAGCTTCTCCCTGCCAAATCCAGGGTTCCCACACCTTCTTAAACATCAAATTAAAAGGACTTTCTGGGCCCAATTCTCTAAAATTTAAGGACCCAACACAGCATAGTTTGAGACAGGGATTAGATTAATTACCCCACCAACACTATGAATGTTTATAATGAGAAGTAGCTGGTGTTACAGAAGCTCACAGACAATAAACATGACTGAGGCTTGAATGTGTGAAGCATAGACTATAAAAAGATGGACAACACATCTCcgcttcctcccactgtacaaaaatgaagccaaaatatcccggaCACAGGCACTGCCATGTTgcatttttggagccagagtctaaGCCATTGATGAggagcacactgactgacacacacagctgacaacCATGACGTCATACCCAGTATTTATAGCATTAAGTAACTTATTAAACCTATCATCAGGACAATGAACACTTGAGCAAACACCAGCATGATACAAGTTACCTTAAATGACAGAGACCACCTTTGAAAAAGTGTGTACTTTGATCTTTTATTTTGGCCTGTTTCCCAtccgctaacatggaggggactGGGTTTATGACCTGAATTGCATCCAGCCATTcagttttggggaaaaaattCTAAATTTGACATAATGTCATATTCTGTTTGGATATTCAGAATTAGGACTTCTCCCGAATCTAGCATGTAGCATATGCTGATATttttcaggttttaggagcattctttggacatgtatacagcgcATTTATACTATGCATCTCAATTGAGGTTTTTACCACCGTTTGCACCGTTAGCTTTGTAGGAATATTGGAAAAGTTTGTGTATCCAAACCAAGTCAATGGTGTACACTTCTCAATTGCACTGTGTTACACTGTTCGACAGTatcaaaaaaatctaaaatcaaAACATCAACTTATATTCTtgcacaaaatatataaattcaaGTACTTTCAATAAGCCATGTctttttatgtctattttcaaaACCTTAACCTTGATTTTGTTCACTCAAATTCACACTTTCAAGGATTTCAAAGATGCATGGAAACCCTGGAAATCACAGTCCTTTCCAATAACCCAGTTTCTATGGTAATCAATATAATTTCCATCTTTCCTTTGCCTGCGGCTCCAAATCCATGATGCATGTGACTGTTTATCATAAATCCCACAAGTCCAacaagttgttttgaaaaacttaaTTCAAGTTCACATAATGAGTTAACAATTTAGGCAGGAATGTCATTGCTTTGCGGATCATGCTTCAATTGACAGAGCCCCGGTGCATGCCAAGTATTGATCAAGTGCTTAATGGACTGTACCAATGAAGCCCAGCTGAGAGAACTCCAGGATCATCCAGTCCTCTGACGAGAGCTGCAGGGCAAAGTTCTTCATTGTGGCAAAGTAGTTGGGCTTGGCCACAATGTCGTCCTCCAGCTGCAGggacaggaagaagaaaatgtGAGACAGGAGAAACCTCTCTAAGAGTCTGGGTTCATTGTTGATGGAGAGGATGAGAGGCAGCAGGGAGACTCCTCTACTTTCACTCAAGGACAACACTCTGAAATGAGCTAAGGGAAACTTCTGAGTCGCTACACTAAACTAGAGAAGCAGCAGATGTCAGACAGGTAATACCTCTTCCCTCCAGGTGAGAGCACAGAATGGAAATGACATACTCCATGCATGAGACAGAAAGATAGGAGATTAACAACACAGTGAAACGAAACCATGAATGGCTGGCGTTAGCACTTCAAATCTGCTCAGAGTAAACGTTTATATAAACATTCCCAAATTGGACGCCTAGTTTCGCCAAGAGGACAGATAAGAGCTGTAGAAGTCTAAGAGGATTAGGCTCAGAATAAGTGAAACTGGCTCCGGTCTGATGAAAACAACACTGGCTCTGATGAATGACTGCAACGACACGCATTTGCTTCAAGTGCTCGGCATGTTTTAATTTAGTGTGACACGCTCCAAACTAAAACGAAACTGGTGTTTGCCTGGTAACAGGCTTTCACGCTGACACATGAGTAAATGTCTACAGAGCCCCTCTTAAAAATGCACTCAAACAAGTTGCTATGAGAACATTTATATTACTCATTTGTCAAGGACATACCTGGACGTAGTAAACTCCCTTGCTCACAGCGTACATCATGAGGAAGGAGTAGTCCAGATTCTGCTTGGTTCGCCATCTgggcaaaaaaagaaatcaacacGTATTAAAAAATTACACATATTAAAAGTCAGGTTTTTCCTGCATAGAAAATTACAAGGTGGCTGCCTTCATCAAATTTCATCCAGCCTCCAGCTCTTGACAAAACACTATATTCAGACAAGCATTACACTTCCTGGATTTCTGTCATTTATAACGGCAATTGCAACATTATGCTGACGAGGTGGCAGTATCATAATCAGCACAGTGCACAGGGACATGCAGTGCCAAACCTGTCAAAGAGGAATAACAGAGTCATCTGCTTTGGACCACAGCAAAGTGATAGACAGCCTGATATGCAATAGTGTTGCCACGGGTGACGTCTGTGTGACACTTTCATATTGCCAGTTGGAGATCATAAATAGTCTTTTGTGAATGCTATTACATGTGCCTCTAAATCTGTGTGGGGTTCAAACCCAACGGTGGGGGAGCTCTTCTCTGTGGAGTTTGGAGTTTttatgttctccccatgtcagcgtgggttttctccggctgctccagcttcctcccacagtccaaagacatgcaggttaattggtgactctaaattgtccgtaggtgtgaatgtgagtgtgaatggttgtctgtctctatgtgtcagccctgtgatagtctggggacctgtccagggtgtaccccgcctctcgcccaatgtcagctgggataggctcccaCCCCCCCATGATCCcgaacaggataagcagttatggaaaatgaattaatattacACGTGCCTCTACATCTGTATCTGAACACCATCTTGTGCTGTGATTATAATGTCTACACCGGTGAAATGTAAGGAAATACAGATTCTAACATTATGTCATATGGCACGTATGGTGCCACCTACGCCTCATTTTAAAGCAGAAAAGACCCTGGAAAAGTAAAATCATTTTTGCTGTGTACTGAAAGTCACCCTCAGGGATAGACACACGCTGCTTCACATGCAAAAAGCTGAATTGTGCAAATCAGTTATTCCCAGGTACACTGAACAAcagactccatttgaataaTTTATAAACCGGTGCTGTCACACTAATTGTTTGATCCGAATGATCTGCCCTTGTTGCAGTCTGACTCGTGGCTGCAGGTGTTTGTCATGCTTCCAGGCAGCAGGTGCGGAAggtggcagacacacacacacgcacacacgcacacacattcaacACTCAGGTGAACAGACACCATAAATATGAGGGCATGCTTGCACGTGCGCTTAAACTCAGCCAGGTGGTTGCTGCAGCTTGAATACAATAAGGCTTTTTCTATTCCATTAACCTGaatgtatgcacacacatataaaacaagtgtttaaaaatataccCACAGTCCATGTTGAACAAGATACTAACTGTTCAGATTGCCACCAGAAGCATCTGTGCTCACAGACACCCACATacaaacataacacacagtCCTGTGGGCCTACGGGCTATTATCAGAGTACGTACTGTAAGTAGTTGGCACAAACTGCACCATAAACAGATTTCTAATGGAGCCAGTTGTTAGCCGACTATAAAGAGAAGACAAGTACGGAGGATAATAAGAGGGAGCactacagagagaaagagatagagggtgctgctgctgatgaccTTGATCTGACTTTGAGGAATGCCTGTGGAATACTAAGTACCCAGGCAGCCTACCTAAAAGCTCCCGctcgctccctccctcccacttTCCCCCTGACTCATCCTTCTACTTTTTCTGCAATCCTCATCACAGCTCTCCCGCATTTCAGTTCTCTCAGGGCTGTTTTCTCCATGATTAACATAATGATTTctatctgcattttttttttcttcaactgaATGCTGGAGCAGTGGACACGTGATAACACAGATGTCCTGGCTGTGTGGGCTGCTCACCTGACTCTCTCTTTGGAGTCTCCGAAAGTCTCTTTGAGGTTGGTGAGGTCGGGGTAATAGGCGGCCGGCGGGGATATCACCTCCAGCAAGCCTGAACTCAGCTCTGTAGAAAACCTGAAGATGGAAGGAGATGTTGACCATGTGACACACGTTCCCCACCTTTCTGTGCATCTGTCAGGAGGCAGAGGTGTACTCACTCTTTCTCCAGGCCAGCAACCACGCTGTGAACGTAGTCCACATCAGTCTGCGGAGACAAACCAAGATAGACACATTAGACAGCTTcacgtgattttttttaatttgtgtgtgtgctatgtCTCATTCTGTACGAAGGTGAGCTCTCACCTCCCCAACGAAGACAATAATGACACAGTCAAGTTTCTCCTCCGGTGACAGCTTGTCTATTAGCGAACGCAGCGTCTCTGACAGATAAGACTTCACCTTCCGCTTCACCGTGGGGATCCccatcaccatggtaactgagAAAAAGAAGTGTGAGGTGAGAACAGGAAGTGTCGGGGGCTGCAGATGTGGAGGTTTAAGCGAGTCGATCCAAGACCAAATAATCTTTGCTTGTTAGACAACGACTAATTACACTGGCCCGAATCCACAAGAACAGAGACGCGTGCCCAGACTGACAGATGGCGGTGGGAAGGATGACTGATGGAGGTAGTTTGCATTGAGTGCATTTTCACTGCCTACCATGCTGCATGTTATTAAAGAAAACTGGCTTTCAACTACAATCTTACACAATGTGAGTAAAGcaatttttttcaaaaacatacGTTTCAATTGACAACTAAACGTAGAGTGTCACTGAATCACCAGGTGGAGGCAACAATGTCTGGACTTTACACAGAGGTAACAAATATTTATGATAGCTGGCACTTACTCAGTATCGTTCCTTATCTAGAGATCTGCAATGCACAACTAAATTAGTTTATGAGCTTTTACTGCCATCTAAGTAAACATAGGCAGACGGGCCAAAGCCAACagcaataagaaaaacaaactagAGAGCAGAACTGACAGAGTTTCAGAGAGGGTCTGGACACTTTAATCCTACCAGGGTTCACACACatttgtacacacacattttcaaaacatttccataatattttaccgaatttccatgactttatttGAGTAGTTTAAAATGGGCAGCGATACAGCCGTACATTGCTAAACACGAGCATTCCAGGCATTTGCAAACTGCTGGCGCTTACCAACTTAACTCGCTTGTTAGACATTCCAGTCGCCACTGAGCTCCATATGCCAACAGACCAGAATAGCACGTACGAGTCCATGGCAAAATGTCAAGATTACGTGCCTTTTTGGGGGATAGAAAACCAAAGATCCTACAGAtagggctgccccttgaaagtcAGAGATTTGTATCATCAGCCAAAGAACCCTCAATTGACTGACAATGTTTTCACACTTTCCCTCTGAAGTGAACCGAACTCAGACCACCTTGGGAAGCTTGCAAGGACGCAGgacgaggagtagtttggttCACAAaagatactgcacgtctccagatgtggagcATCGAATACATCACATGGCGACAGTCTACAGCGCAGAAACACTAAGGTTTTCCTCCAATTTCAGTTCACCTGAAAGCGAGAGGCTTCATAACCGgacattttggtccccagatttcgCTGCAGAGTAAGCACTCTTGACTTTGACGCTACTCTTTGGTACAAACAGCTGCGGATGTGATGCGGCAGCACAGGGGAGGAGAAACTTTCCAATGTAAGGCTCCGTGATAACactatcttctctcttctgcttggaGGCGGTGACTTGACAGCTCACAGATAATTAATACGACAGTCTCTGGCTTTCGTTTGATATACAGTGTCtgcaaaaatgttgttgcacatttccaatccATCGTTAGCgccgttagcttgtttactagaTTACATGAATGCTGCTGTCGCACTGAACGTCCCACTGAGCAccgttcaaactttaaaactatATATGGAAAAACGAATGGTCAATTTTGACAAGTttgtatgcatttatttcttgttaaacTAACGTTTGTTTAATGGACATGTCTAATAAATGTTTTGCAACTGTCTTAAAAAAGGAAGCTGGACTTCAACAATGGGATTCTAAGTAAGAGGAGTGCTAGACCCAAAATCAAATTAGTAtattccaaaaaaataaaattcaataaaactatacttacatgttttggcACAGAGCCTCCATCAGAGCTTTTCTgcattttcctgtttctgtctttgtgtgacaCAAGTTTCTTTTCCCCCAAAGGGGAAATGACCAGAGAGTAAAAATAAAGGATGTAGctactggtttgtggactgctgttttgaggTCTCAAGttcagctgtcgccatcttAGTTTTGTGGAGCCAGACATGAACACATTTGGACAAGAGCTGCGGAGAAGCATGGGATGGATCCGACTCATATACTGTAGCGacgccttgcagacagcctgtcagtgaACTGGACCCCGcctttaaatatgcataacttcgggcctttataaaatgtaaacagttgaGTTATacaaaaattcaccccctgtacatcTGTCATGGAAGTTGAAATAAGCTTTAGAGACAAGAacgtttttttgtaccaggctgtaaacatgtttatttctgctgttaagtttggcattttaacacaagggtctatggggattgactcacatttcgagccagcctcaagtggtcattagaagaactgcaatttttggcatTAAGGTGTTCgcttcattttatttcagtttgccACTTTGAAATAACGCAATGCTGGTTTGGTGTATGTGTATAACATGACACTAGTGACATTTTAATGGTCACACAGCACAGCACTAGATTTTAAATTACTGATATAAGGAGCATATCGTCAAGTAACATTAGACCAAACAATGTTTATTCACTGATttatgtgggggtttttttcaattactttattaaaaatgagtctgtcaaaacattaaaatgtggtgtttatttttttcaagctAATGGTCAAGAAAATCAGCACCCTACACTGTGAGAagctggttgttttttact
Encoded here:
- the mgat4a gene encoding alpha-1,3-mannosyl-glycoprotein 4-beta-N-acetylglucosaminyltransferase A, which codes for MRLRNGTVATAIIFFTSFLSLSWYTAWQNGKEKLIAYQREFHALKERLRVAEHRTLQRSSELNNILEQFRRAIAETNSSKDALTNFSDETQKLLKELANRKPLQVPNIYHHLPHLLNNEGSLHPAVQVGLGRTGVTMVMGIPTVKRKVKSYLSETLRSLIDKLSPEEKLDCVIIVFVGETDVDYVHSVVAGLEKEFSTELSSGLLEVISPPAAYYPDLTNLKETFGDSKERVRWRTKQNLDYSFLMMYAVSKGVYYVQLEDDIVAKPNYFATMKNFALQLSSEDWMILEFSQLGFIGKMFQAPDLNLIVEFIFMFYKEKPIDWLLDHILWVKVCNPEKDAKHCERQKSSLRVRFRPSLFQHVGLHSSLAGKIQKLTDKDFLKPLLHKMHVNPPAEVSTSVKVYQGHTLEKTYLGEDFFWAITPTAGDYILFKFDRPVSIEKFLFRSGNQEHPGDKIENTTVEILPVSEPGLPTKEKYKRTEDRFYRIGQFEKGVAEGAVDPAFNPIMALRLTVLKDSAVWAILSEIHIKRIAG